GATTATTGTTTTTGATTAATGATACTAGAATTTAGACAACAGGTGTATTTATTTGACTAGCCAAACTGTCAACTAAAGCTACTGCTTGTGTCAGTGCTTCCTTACGGTCTACCATCAGGTGATGGGGAGGTAGCAAACTCAAAACTCCCAAACTTTCCAACCGTTTCTTAATCTTGCCAGTTGCACCAACAATTTTAACTTGACGACCTTTTTCACAAGCTTCTCTAATTGCACTCTCTATAGTTAATGAAGCTGTAACACCCATCATCGGTACATCACCTAAGTCAAGAACAACGACATCACAATCTTTGATCGCATTATGTTCACGAGAAATCGCTTTGGAAACACCAAAGATCTTCGACTCAACAGCCGTCTGGCCCGCAGAAATGTCTTCCGTACAGTACCTCTGCTTCACAGATATAGATAATGCCCGCATAATCGGTAAAAAACTTCATTGCGACCTGATCCGCAATATTCTCGGCCATCTCCCGATTTTCGGTGAGTACCTCGAACTTTACATTTGAATCGGTGTCAGCAGTGTTGGGTTTACCCGTAGAGCGCACGTTGCGACTGCCTTTACCGCCAGTATCCACCACCGTATAACCAGTCGCCCCGCATTCATCAATGATCTTGGCGACCTTTTTCAGCAGAACCTTTTCCGTGACTATGACGAGCTTGTTGGCACGCTTGGACATATTGCTTACCTCCTTACTTACGTAAATTTATATTATATACTGAGTTGCTTAGTCTGCCGGGTCAAGGGAGCGCCAACAGACCGCGACCCGTCTGGGATTAGCCGCCTATCGCCTGGGCAAGCCCGATAAAGAACGGTATACACAAGCCGATTGCAATGGGCGTACCGACGGCTGTAGACGCGCCTATATAGGCGGATGGATTAGCCGACGGGATACCGGCTCGCAATGTGGGAGGACCTGAGATGTCTGAACTAGAGGAAGCGATGACAGCCAGGACGACGACACCGCCCATGCTGAATCCCGTGGTGTAGTGGGCAATCATGCCTAAACCGAACGCAATTAAGCCGTGTATAAACGGTGCTATTACACTATACACGACGTACCATTGAGCTACCTTACGCAGTTCGCCAATTCTTGACCAAGCTTCCATACCCATGACCAGCATCAAGATCGAAAGCAAGCCGCGAAAGGCGGGATCGTAGAAGCTTTTATAGACACTTTCCGGCTGAGTGAACAGTCCAAGAGCGAGGCCTAACAACATTGCTGATAAAGCAGGACCCCGGAGGCTTTCCTCGATGATCGGCCATATCTTGACCCGATTATCACCAGGATCTTTCTGCTGGCTGAGATACTCCTGCCGGGTGCTGGGATAATCGCCTGCCGCAACGGGCTGCTTACTAAAAGACTCCTGCATGGCAGAGTCGGCTGATTCTTTAAGTTTCTTCTTGTTTAGGTAAATATTTAGCTACCACAATCGCAGTTACGAGTGCGGGGATATCCATAAAGGGATAGAGTGCGCCAGTCCATGCTTCAAATGGAATTTTTTGTTCTTCCAGTACCGTTAGTCCGGCGGCCATGGTAGAACCACTCACGGCTCCAAACAACCCCCCAGTAGCGATCGCATCCACAGTTCTGACCTTAGGCAGCTTGGCCAATGTATAACGGGCGACGAATACAACCCCAATACCTGTGATTACAGCAAACAATGCGGGTAAAATCATGTCCGCTAGGTTGGAATTACGGATCGCAATTCCACCGGTTAGACCGATTTTGGTCA
This genomic interval from Anabaena sphaerica FACHB-251 contains the following:
- a CDS encoding P-II family nitrogen regulator gives rise to the protein MSKRANKLVIVTEKVLLKKVAKIIDECGATGYTVVDTGGKGSRNVRSTGKPNTADTDSNVKFEVLTENREMAENIADQVAMKFFTDYAGIIYICEAEVLYGRHFCGPDGC